The following coding sequences lie in one Zingiber officinale cultivar Zhangliang chromosome 2B, Zo_v1.1, whole genome shotgun sequence genomic window:
- the LOC122047403 gene encoding pentatricopeptide repeat-containing protein At1g77360, mitochondrial-like isoform X2 produces the protein MSKRPAATEIYRPESSKRYHGGVEARHRRSPPRPSFPSYLDAGPDLNPKTRFLCEILASSNPSSVDRALDDAGVRVSSQDVEAVLKLSYSQPGAAVAFFRWAGSRCLNDQHSPYAWNLVVDLLGKNLLFDAMWNSVRSMQSEGLLSLATFASIFSSFCAAGRPDDALSAFDTMRLYGVPRDTAALNSLLSAVCHDGRVATARLFFDRARTSVTPDVDSFAILLEGCEADVDHRSAREVFDDMIATVGWDPANVQAYDSFLTILVRSGSHNLHESFMFLEKMKQKRCFPGMKFFRNAIKVLIEKNDTREALNIWKALIGRNECYPDISMYNSMISLLCSNNQTDVALWIFDDMTNYGAFPDSRTYNVLLQYLIKEKKLNEISTVFTEMVKNECYPTEANCVSLMNAGFGNLSYYNMALKVWKIMAENGLPSLEETGNMLVLKLRDADMLPEACKYAEDMIERGIKLNSSTLSKLKQSLVKIV, from the exons ATGTCGAAGCGACCAGCGGCGACTGAAATTTACCGTCCCGAATCCAGTAAGAGGTACCACGGAGGAGTCGAAGCCCGTCATCGTAGATCGCCGCCACGGCCTTCCTTCCCTTCCTACCTCGACGCTGGCCCCGATTTGAACCCTAAGACTCGTTTTCTCTGCGAGATCCTCGCCTCCTCCAACCCTTCCTCCGTCGATCGCGCCCTCGACGACGCTGGCGTCCGCGTCTCCTCGCAGGATGTGGAGGCAGTGCTCAAGCTCTCTTACTCTCAGCCGGGTGCCGCCGTCGCCTTCTTCCGCTGGGCGGGATCCCGCTGCCTCAACGACCAACACTCACCCTACGCGTGGAACCTTGTGGTCGACCTCCTCGGCAAGAACCTCCTCTTCGACGCCATGTGGAACTCTGTCCGCTCCATGCAATCCGAGGGCCTTCTCTCACTTGCCACATTCGCCTCCATTTTCTCTTCCTTCTGCGCTGCTGGCCGTCCCGATGACGCCCTCTCTGCGTTCGATACCATGCGCCTTTACGGCGTGCCCAGGGACACTGCCGCCCTCAACTCTCTCCTCTCTGCCGTCTGTCACGATGGCCGCGTCGCCACAGCCCGTCTCTTCTTCGACCGTGCTCGCACGTCCGTGACCCCTGACGTCGACTCTTTTGCAATCCTCCTTGAAGGTTGTGAAGCTGATGTTGATCACCGGTCTGCTCGTGAGGTGTTCGACGATATGATTGCCACCGTCGGTTGGGATCCAGCCAACGTCCAGGCTTATGACTCCTTTCTCACTATCCTCGTGCGGTCTGGCTCTCATAATCTTCATGAATCCTTCATGTTTTTAGAGAAGATGAAGCAAAAGAGGTGTTTTCCAGGGATGAAGTTTTTCCGCAATGCCATCAAAGTGCTCATTGAGAAGAATGATACTCGTGAAGCATTAAATATCTGGAAAGCGCTCATAGGACGGAATGAATGTTATCCTGATATCTCCATGTATAACTCAATGATCTCACTGCTATGCTCAAACAATCAGACTGATGTGGCACTTTGGATCTTTGATGACATGACGAATTATGGCGCATTCCCGGACTCACGTACTTATAATGTCTTGCTTCAGTACTTAATCAAGGAAAAGAAGCTGAACGAGATTTCTACTGTATTCACTGAGATGGTTAAGAATGAGTGTTATCCAACAGAAGCTAATTGTGTTTCTTTGATGAATGCTGGCTTCGGAAATttatcatattacaatatggcCCTGAAGGTCTGGAAGATTATGGCTGAGAATGGCTTGCCTTCATTGGAGGAAACTGGAAATATGTTGGTCTTAAAATTGCGGGATGCCGACATGCTTCCTGAAGCCTGTAAATATGCTGAGGATATGATTGAGAGAGGTATTAAGTTGAACTCATCGACTCTGTCCAAGCTGAAGCAGAGTTTAGTGAAAATTG TTTGA
- the LOC122047403 gene encoding pentatricopeptide repeat-containing protein At1g77360, mitochondrial-like isoform X1: protein MSKRPAATEIYRPESSKRYHGGVEARHRRSPPRPSFPSYLDAGPDLNPKTRFLCEILASSNPSSVDRALDDAGVRVSSQDVEAVLKLSYSQPGAAVAFFRWAGSRCLNDQHSPYAWNLVVDLLGKNLLFDAMWNSVRSMQSEGLLSLATFASIFSSFCAAGRPDDALSAFDTMRLYGVPRDTAALNSLLSAVCHDGRVATARLFFDRARTSVTPDVDSFAILLEGCEADVDHRSAREVFDDMIATVGWDPANVQAYDSFLTILVRSGSHNLHESFMFLEKMKQKRCFPGMKFFRNAIKVLIEKNDTREALNIWKALIGRNECYPDISMYNSMISLLCSNNQTDVALWIFDDMTNYGAFPDSRTYNVLLQYLIKEKKLNEISTVFTEMVKNECYPTEANCVSLMNAGFGNLSYYNMALKVWKIMAENGLPSLEETGNMLVLKLRDADMLPEACKYAEDMIERGIKLNSSTLSKLKQSLVKIGKGNIHDSLLKKWKSHSQCALYS from the coding sequence ATGTCGAAGCGACCAGCGGCGACTGAAATTTACCGTCCCGAATCCAGTAAGAGGTACCACGGAGGAGTCGAAGCCCGTCATCGTAGATCGCCGCCACGGCCTTCCTTCCCTTCCTACCTCGACGCTGGCCCCGATTTGAACCCTAAGACTCGTTTTCTCTGCGAGATCCTCGCCTCCTCCAACCCTTCCTCCGTCGATCGCGCCCTCGACGACGCTGGCGTCCGCGTCTCCTCGCAGGATGTGGAGGCAGTGCTCAAGCTCTCTTACTCTCAGCCGGGTGCCGCCGTCGCCTTCTTCCGCTGGGCGGGATCCCGCTGCCTCAACGACCAACACTCACCCTACGCGTGGAACCTTGTGGTCGACCTCCTCGGCAAGAACCTCCTCTTCGACGCCATGTGGAACTCTGTCCGCTCCATGCAATCCGAGGGCCTTCTCTCACTTGCCACATTCGCCTCCATTTTCTCTTCCTTCTGCGCTGCTGGCCGTCCCGATGACGCCCTCTCTGCGTTCGATACCATGCGCCTTTACGGCGTGCCCAGGGACACTGCCGCCCTCAACTCTCTCCTCTCTGCCGTCTGTCACGATGGCCGCGTCGCCACAGCCCGTCTCTTCTTCGACCGTGCTCGCACGTCCGTGACCCCTGACGTCGACTCTTTTGCAATCCTCCTTGAAGGTTGTGAAGCTGATGTTGATCACCGGTCTGCTCGTGAGGTGTTCGACGATATGATTGCCACCGTCGGTTGGGATCCAGCCAACGTCCAGGCTTATGACTCCTTTCTCACTATCCTCGTGCGGTCTGGCTCTCATAATCTTCATGAATCCTTCATGTTTTTAGAGAAGATGAAGCAAAAGAGGTGTTTTCCAGGGATGAAGTTTTTCCGCAATGCCATCAAAGTGCTCATTGAGAAGAATGATACTCGTGAAGCATTAAATATCTGGAAAGCGCTCATAGGACGGAATGAATGTTATCCTGATATCTCCATGTATAACTCAATGATCTCACTGCTATGCTCAAACAATCAGACTGATGTGGCACTTTGGATCTTTGATGACATGACGAATTATGGCGCATTCCCGGACTCACGTACTTATAATGTCTTGCTTCAGTACTTAATCAAGGAAAAGAAGCTGAACGAGATTTCTACTGTATTCACTGAGATGGTTAAGAATGAGTGTTATCCAACAGAAGCTAATTGTGTTTCTTTGATGAATGCTGGCTTCGGAAATttatcatattacaatatggcCCTGAAGGTCTGGAAGATTATGGCTGAGAATGGCTTGCCTTCATTGGAGGAAACTGGAAATATGTTGGTCTTAAAATTGCGGGATGCCGACATGCTTCCTGAAGCCTGTAAATATGCTGAGGATATGATTGAGAGAGGTATTAAGTTGAACTCATCGACTCTGTCCAAGCTGAAGCAGAGTTTAGTGAAAATTGGTAAGGGGAATATCCATGATTCTCTCCTCAAGAAATGGAAATCTCATAGTCAGTGTGCTTTGTACTCTTAG